The following DNA comes from Mucilaginibacter jinjuensis.
TAATGGGTATATGCCCGTTTGCATCCCGGCAATGCCCACAGAACCTGCGGGTATAATTTTACGGGGTGTTGGCTTGCGGGGCGTAGCCAGTTGTGCAGACATGCCGCCAAGGTAAGCGAACCCCGGCACAAATCCTATCATATACACTTTATAAATAGCAGCGCTATGTAAATTTATGACCTCATCGGTTGATAGGTTATTCAAATCGGCAACTTCATCCAGATCTTCGCCATATACACCACCGTAACAAGTGGGGATGGTGATTAAGTTATTGGGTGTGTTGGGTTGGGTATCTGAATCAGGGGTAAGCTGATACAGGTAGTTGAATACTTTTTCGTAACAATCAATCCCTTGTAAATCATCTGCCTGTATCACCTTTATTGGGTCATAAAACACACTGATAGTACCATAAGCAGGTACAGATGTGCGAAACCCGGTAAACGGCTTCTGATTAATTAAAAAATTAAAACTTGTAATTTTTTGCAGCAAGGATTCGCTGATCTCGTGCCCAAACTCGAGAGTGAGGGCGTGTTCGCTGAGGTAATAAGCGGTAAACACTTTATTAGCTAAATCAGTTAGGGGCTGCATAACGGCAGTCAAGTTAAAACAAACATTGTAACAATGCAAATGCAGTGGGTTTTATAGATTGATTGTTACTATTTTATGGCGAAAAACAGCAATGATTATCTCAGTTAAATAATACTTTAATTATTAGTAGTAGCAACGCTTTGCCCATAAATCGCGTAACTATTTATAAAGCCGGTATTTAACATCAGGAGTGAAGCCCAGTCATTTAAAAAATCTTTCTGCCAATACTATACAGTTGGTTATTAACCAGGTGTTTGGGCTGGCTATATTCTACATTTTATCTTCCTGGTTAGACAAGCAGAGTTTCGGCCAGCTAAACTGGGTATTGGCTATCCTGTTTACAGCATTCAATATTTTGGCTTGTGGGATAGATCAGCTGGTGATTAAAAA
Coding sequences within:
- the pxpB gene encoding 5-oxoprolinase subunit PxpB, which produces MQPLTDLANKVFTAYYLSEHALTLEFGHEISESLLQKITSFNFLINQKPFTGFRTSVPAYGTISVFYDPIKVIQADDLQGIDCYEKVFNYLYQLTPDSDTQPNTPNNLITIPTCYGGVYGEDLDEVADLNNLSTDEVINLHSAAIYKVYMIGFVPGFAYLGGMSAQLATPRKPTPRKIIPAGSVGIAGMQTGIYPLATPGGWQLIGRTPLTLFDATRERPALLKAGDQVVFKPIDHHQFENYRH